Proteins encoded in a region of the Clostridium butyricum genome:
- a CDS encoding MATE family efflux transporter, translating to MNKSKNVMESKPILSLLLTMSVPPIISMLIQSMYNIVDSIFVAQIGEKALTAVSLIFPLQNMVSAVAIGFGVGLNSCIAINLGAKNNEKINRAVSNGIILTLIHGIIFILVGMFLTKPFLRMFTNDPEIFKWGYEYGVIVMCCSIGILYQLVLEKMYQAIGSMIIPMVLQIVGCIINIVLDPIFIFGGFGIPAMGVVGAAIATVIGQMSAFIIYVIIFRKNNHGIIVSFKGFKFDKEIVKSLYSVGLPSSIMMALPSVLVSVLNGILVTLSQSAVAFLGIYFKLQTFVYMPANGLLQGMRPIIGYNYGAKEKERMLKTIKTSIAVVIMIMILGSCISIFFPSYILKMFNAESDLMALGIPALKIISTGFIFSAIPIVFSGVFEGIGDGMRSLTITLLRQLVIIIPAAIILAKVFGINGVWISFPLSEFVAMIISMVLMKVKLRTIDV from the coding sequence ATGAACAAAAGTAAAAATGTAATGGAATCAAAACCAATATTAAGCTTACTTCTTACAATGTCGGTACCTCCGATAATCTCTATGCTAATACAATCAATGTACAATATTGTTGACAGTATCTTTGTAGCACAAATTGGAGAAAAGGCTTTAACAGCAGTTTCATTGATATTTCCCCTTCAAAATATGGTTTCAGCAGTTGCCATTGGATTTGGTGTGGGATTAAACTCATGCATAGCTATTAATCTTGGTGCAAAGAATAATGAAAAAATAAACAGAGCAGTTTCTAATGGAATAATTTTGACATTAATACATGGAATAATATTTATTTTAGTAGGAATGTTTTTAACAAAACCTTTTTTAAGAATGTTTACAAATGACCCAGAGATATTTAAATGGGGATATGAATATGGAGTTATTGTAATGTGTTGTTCAATAGGAATATTGTATCAGCTCGTATTAGAAAAAATGTATCAGGCAATAGGAAGTATGATTATTCCAATGGTACTTCAAATTGTAGGGTGTATTATAAATATAGTTCTAGATCCTATATTCATATTTGGAGGGTTTGGAATTCCAGCTATGGGAGTTGTTGGAGCAGCTATTGCAACTGTTATAGGACAGATGTCTGCATTCATAATATATGTAATTATATTTAGAAAAAATAATCATGGAATAATAGTATCTTTCAAAGGATTTAAATTTGATAAGGAGATAGTTAAGAGTTTATATTCAGTTGGTCTTCCATCGTCAATTATGATGGCTCTCCCATCGGTATTAGTAAGTGTTTTAAATGGAATATTAGTAACGTTATCTCAAAGTGCAGTTGCATTTCTAGGAATTTATTTTAAACTTCAAACTTTTGTATATATGCCAGCAAATGGATTACTACAAGGTATGAGACCAATTATTGGATATAATTATGGAGCAAAAGAGAAAGAGAGAATGTTAAAAACAATAAAAACAAGTATTGCTGTAGTAATTATGATTATGATATTAGGAAGCTGTATTTCAATATTTTTCCCAAGTTATATATTAAAAATGTTTAATGCAGAAAGTGACCTAATGGCATTAGGTATCCCAGCATTAAAAATTATAAGTACAGGTTTTATATTTTCAGCTATACCTATAGTGTTTTCGGGAGTATTTGAAGGTATTGGTGATGGGATGCGATCTTTAACTATAACATTGTTAAGACAACTAGTTATCATAATTCCAGCAGCAATAATTCTTGCAAAAGTTTTTGGAATAAATGGAGTTTGGATTTCGTTTCCATTATCTGAATTTGTAGCAATGATTATTTCAATGGTGCTTATGAAAGTAAAGTTAAGAACTATTGATGTATAA
- a CDS encoding M56 family metallopeptidase, with product MRFLEQIFLIVFQTSLTAGIIILIIFAILKLFNNNLNIRVKYLLMSLILIRLVVPVTTQTNLKINISEVLKIIQGNNQNKSSEEYTSNSKIKKDEIGTINKEPITSNHDKLNVKNDQVQNQVNDILKNIVDAGAIIWCGGVGILTCILMIVLIKFKTESNNMERIKDGNIIKILNKLKRNVNLKSNINVYICDEKKSPCILGFIRPKIYLPHYVLELDEDMISHILLHELMHYKRKDLYLNFICWIILLLHWFNPLVRIALKKLKTYREYGCDCFVLQILGEEKNVDYGMTIINLSKIVTNKRNIQLGLGFERNNLIKGRIEMIKSFKNDSYKISAKAALGCLVAAVVVCTNGITVNALDVNSVSSQNTYNQTSIENKHEFLIDSTLKSYDDLNKVKEVSGFEFKLPDYSLGDGKLDSIYQVIKISDDSNVIDAHFRDGDSNKNLTLEIFKDDPVEALSKIYESHNRFGRSNSKIEASKEQMNVGSVYGKSITLKITTPERAIDNQIVPESIDEGKYFVWENDGIFYAIPYANRYEINGQVKQDNKFENEELDRIASSLKNIDEIKDVDYLSVVPEELSTETGIMNIYDKDDLNKAQKILGFNPKMPLTINSINIQDSMVGITSDSDVENNNINYELNNFYEDDKNMMTFSQSKHDTFNRYATAKDKGYIYINETNINTEKIYIDGNEVYRNLEKDVDQENSKETISVDYFWQQDDIYYTLTIFNTDGYHDEIAKEFINSKTID from the coding sequence ATGAGATTTTTAGAACAGATTTTCTTAATCGTGTTTCAAACATCATTAACAGCTGGAATTATCATATTAATAATTTTTGCTATTTTAAAATTATTTAACAATAATCTGAATATAAGAGTTAAATATCTGTTGATGAGTTTGATACTAATCAGGCTTGTAGTACCTGTAACAACACAAACCAATCTTAAGATAAACATAAGTGAAGTTCTAAAGATTATTCAAGGAAATAATCAAAATAAATCATCAGAGGAATACACTAGTAATTCAAAAATTAAGAAGGATGAGATTGGAACAATCAATAAAGAACCCATTACAAGTAATCATGACAAATTAAATGTAAAGAATGATCAAGTTCAGAATCAAGTAAATGATATTTTAAAAAATATTGTAGATGCAGGAGCAATAATTTGGTGTGGTGGGGTAGGAATTCTAACGTGTATATTAATGATAGTATTAATTAAATTTAAAACAGAATCCAATAATATGGAAAGAATTAAAGATGGGAACATTATAAAAATACTAAATAAGCTAAAACGGAATGTAAATTTGAAAAGTAATATTAATGTGTATATATGTGATGAGAAAAAGAGTCCGTGTATTTTAGGATTTATAAGACCTAAAATATATTTGCCACACTATGTTTTAGAACTTGATGAAGATATGATTTCTCATATCTTATTACATGAATTAATGCATTATAAAAGGAAAGATTTATATCTTAATTTTATTTGTTGGATTATTCTATTACTTCATTGGTTTAATCCGTTAGTAAGGATAGCGCTAAAGAAATTAAAAACTTATAGAGAGTATGGATGTGATTGTTTTGTACTTCAAATTCTTGGGGAAGAAAAAAATGTAGATTATGGCATGACGATTATCAATTTATCCAAAATAGTAACTAATAAAAGAAATATTCAGTTAGGTCTTGGGTTTGAAAGAAATAACTTAATTAAGGGGAGAATAGAAATGATAAAAAGTTTTAAAAATGATTCATATAAGATTTCAGCTAAAGCAGCTTTAGGATGTCTAGTGGCGGCAGTAGTTGTATGTACAAATGGTATTACTGTTAATGCCTTAGATGTAAACAGTGTATCTAGTCAGAATACCTATAATCAGACTAGCATAGAGAATAAACATGAATTTTTAATTGATAGTACATTAAAGTCATATGATGATTTAAATAAAGTAAAAGAAGTTTCGGGATTTGAATTTAAACTTCCAGACTATTCGTTAGGAGATGGGAAACTTGATTCAATATATCAGGTTATAAAGATTTCAGATGATAGTAATGTAATAGATGCGCATTTTAGAGATGGCGATAGTAATAAAAATCTTACATTAGAAATATTTAAAGATGATCCAGTTGAAGCTTTAAGCAAAATTTACGAAAGCCATAATCGTTTTGGTAGAAGTAATAGCAAAATTGAGGCTAGCAAAGAACAAATGAATGTTGGAAGTGTTTATGGTAAAAGTATTACTTTAAAAATAACTACTCCAGAAAGAGCTATAGATAATCAGATAGTTCCTGAGTCAATTGATGAAGGTAAATATTTTGTATGGGAGAATGATGGAATATTTTATGCTATACCATATGCAAATAGATATGAAATCAATGGACAAGTTAAACAAGATAATAAATTTGAAAATGAAGAATTAGATAGGATAGCTAGTTCATTAAAGAATATAGATGAAATAAAAGATGTTGACTATTTATCAGTAGTTCCTGAGGAATTATCAACAGAGACAGGAATAATGAATATTTATGATAAAGATGATCTTAATAAGGCACAAAAAATACTTGGATTTAATCCGAAGATGCCATTAACTATTAATAGCATAAATATACAAGATTCAATGGTAGGAATTACAAGTGATTCTGATGTAGAAAACAATAATATAAATTATGAACTAAATAATTTTTATGAAGATGATAAAAATATGATGACATTTAGTCAAAGCAAACATGATACTTTTAATAGATATGCTACTGCTAAGGATAAAGGATATATTTATATAAATGAAACTAATATTAATACTGAAAAAATCTATATAGATGGTAATGAAGTATATAGAAATCTGGAAAAAGATGTAGATCAAGAAAATTCTAAGGAAACAATAAGTGTAGATTATTTTTGGCAGCAAGATGATATTTATTATACTCTGACTATATTCAATACAGATGGATATCATGATGAAATAGCAAAAGAATTTATTAATTCCAAAACTATAGACTAG
- a CDS encoding BlaI/MecI/CopY family transcriptional regulator, translated as MTEIPKISESEWEVMKLLWNKSPLTSEEIICCLSEDKKWTKQTVKTFIIRLTKKAAIGYEKEGRIYKYYPLVDEKDCRKYENKSFLQKVYSGSLGVLLSNFLEEETLSTNEIEELERILKEKKEENLRDN; from the coding sequence ATGACTGAAATTCCTAAAATATCAGAATCGGAATGGGAAGTTATGAAATTACTCTGGAATAAGAGCCCATTAACATCCGAGGAAATAATTTGCTGTCTCAGTGAGGATAAGAAGTGGACAAAGCAAACGGTAAAGACATTTATAATACGTTTAACTAAAAAAGCTGCAATAGGGTATGAAAAAGAAGGCAGAATATATAAGTACTATCCTTTAGTTGATGAGAAAGACTGTAGAAAATATGAGAATAAATCCTTTTTACAAAAAGTCTATAGTGGATCATTAGGTGTGTTGTTAAGTAACTTTTTAGAAGAGGAAACTTTATCAACAAATGAAATTGAAGAACTTGAAAGAATACTTAAGGAAAAGAAAGAGGAAAATTTGAGGGATAATTAA